One Peterkaempfera bronchialis DNA window includes the following coding sequences:
- a CDS encoding DUF485 domain-containing protein — protein sequence MDTTPQPDAPPAPAGPDPQQLQRIADGEEFHGLRRAFRGFAFPLTVGFIAWYLLYVLLSNYAGGFMGTTVVGHINVALVMGLLQFATTFAIAWLYSRHAARRLDPPAAAIRERFSASQEGVE from the coding sequence GTGGACACCACACCGCAGCCCGACGCTCCACCCGCACCGGCAGGACCCGACCCTCAGCAGCTCCAACGCATCGCTGACGGCGAGGAGTTCCACGGACTGCGTCGCGCCTTCCGGGGCTTCGCCTTCCCGCTCACGGTGGGCTTCATCGCCTGGTACCTGCTCTATGTGCTGCTCTCCAACTACGCCGGCGGCTTCATGGGCACCACCGTGGTCGGCCACATCAATGTCGCCCTGGTGATGGGCCTGCTCCAGTTCGCCACCACCTTTGCCATCGCCTGGCTCTACTCCCGCCACGCGGCCCGCCGACTGGACCCGCCCGCCGCCGCGATCCGCGAGCGCTTCTCCGCCTCCCAGGAGGGTGTCGAATGA
- a CDS encoding solute symporter family protein, whose product MTASVLLSAGATEHRTLTITLFTIFVLITLGITIWAGRQTKDATDFYAGGRSFTGFQNGLAISGDYMSAASFLGIAGAIALFGYDGFLYSIGFLVAWLVALLLVAEPLRNSGRYTMADVLAFRMRQRPVRTAAGISTIVVSIFYLLAQMVGAGSLVALLLGVTGDAPKQWTIVGVGALMVLYVAIGGMKGTTWVQIVKAVLLIAGTLLITILVLAKYHFNPSSLLGAASEASGKGAAFLEPGLKYGLTGTTKLDFLSLAVALVLGTAGLPHILVRFYTVPTAHAARKSVIWAIGIIGAFYLMTLALGFGAAALVGPDAIKASNAAGNTAAPQLAEAVGGGAGSTGGAILLAVISAVAFATILAVVAGLTLASSASFAHDLWANVIRRGKAGEREEVSTAKIAAVVIGAIAILLSLFADKLNAAALVALAFAVAASANLPTLLYSLFWKRFTTTGAVCSIYGGLATSVLLVVFSPVVSGKPTSLVPGSDFAWFPLENPGLVSIPIGFLLGWIGTLLSKETADPAKYAELEVRSLTGLGAH is encoded by the coding sequence ATGACCGCCTCGGTCCTGCTCTCCGCCGGCGCCACCGAGCACCGCACCCTGACCATTACCCTTTTCACCATCTTTGTACTGATTACCCTGGGCATCACCATCTGGGCCGGCCGCCAGACCAAGGACGCCACCGACTTCTACGCCGGCGGACGCTCCTTCACCGGCTTCCAGAACGGCCTCGCCATCTCCGGCGACTACATGTCCGCCGCGTCCTTCCTCGGTATCGCCGGCGCCATCGCCCTCTTCGGCTACGACGGCTTCCTCTACTCCATCGGCTTCCTGGTCGCCTGGCTGGTCGCCCTGCTGCTGGTCGCCGAACCCCTGCGCAACTCCGGCCGCTACACCATGGCCGACGTCCTGGCCTTCCGGATGCGCCAGCGCCCGGTCCGCACCGCGGCGGGCATCTCCACCATTGTGGTGTCGATCTTCTACCTGCTGGCCCAGATGGTCGGCGCCGGCTCCCTGGTGGCCCTGCTGCTCGGCGTCACCGGCGACGCCCCCAAGCAGTGGACCATCGTCGGGGTCGGCGCGCTGATGGTGCTCTATGTCGCCATCGGCGGGATGAAGGGCACCACCTGGGTGCAGATCGTCAAGGCGGTGCTGCTGATCGCCGGCACCCTGCTGATCACGATCCTGGTGCTGGCCAAGTACCACTTCAACCCGTCGTCGCTGCTCGGCGCCGCCTCCGAGGCCAGCGGCAAGGGCGCGGCCTTCCTGGAACCAGGGCTCAAGTACGGACTGACCGGGACCACCAAACTCGACTTCCTCAGCCTGGCCGTCGCCCTGGTGCTGGGCACCGCCGGACTGCCGCACATCCTGGTCCGCTTCTACACCGTCCCCACCGCGCACGCCGCCCGCAAGTCGGTGATCTGGGCCATCGGCATCATCGGCGCCTTCTATCTGATGACCCTCGCCCTGGGCTTCGGCGCCGCCGCCCTGGTCGGCCCGGACGCCATCAAGGCGTCCAACGCGGCGGGCAACACCGCCGCCCCGCAGCTCGCCGAGGCGGTCGGCGGCGGAGCCGGGTCCACCGGGGGCGCGATCCTGCTCGCGGTGATCTCGGCGGTGGCCTTCGCCACCATCCTGGCCGTGGTCGCCGGACTCACCCTGGCCTCCTCCGCCTCCTTCGCCCATGACCTGTGGGCCAATGTGATCCGGCGCGGCAAGGCGGGGGAGCGGGAGGAGGTCTCCACGGCCAAGATCGCCGCCGTGGTGATCGGCGCCATCGCCATCCTGCTCTCCCTCTTCGCGGACAAGCTCAACGCAGCGGCCCTGGTCGCCCTGGCCTTCGCGGTGGCAGCCTCCGCCAACCTGCCGACGCTGCTCTACAGCCTCTTCTGGAAGCGGTTCACCACCACCGGAGCCGTCTGCTCCATCTACGGCGGCCTGGCCACCTCGGTGCTGCTGGTGGTCTTCTCCCCGGTGGTCTCCGGCAAGCCCACCTCGCTGGTCCCGGGCTCCGACTTCGCCTGGTTCCCGCTGGAGAACCCCGGACTGGTCTCCATCCCCATCGGCTTCCTGCTCGGCTGGATCGGCACCCTGCTCTCCAAGGAGACCGCCGACCCCGCCAAGTACGCCGAACTGGAGGTGCGCTCGCTGACCGGCCTCGGGGCCCACTGA
- the moaA gene encoding GTP 3',8-cyclase MoaA, with product MAAVLIDSFGRTAVDLRVSLTDRCNLRCTYCMPEEGMQWLAKPQLLTDEEIVRLVRIATTDLGVTEVRFTGGEPLLRPGLVGIVADCAALEQRPRLSLTTNAIGLARTAAALRDAGLDRVNVSLDTLDPDTFHTLSRRHRHQDVLDGLAAAEKAGLAPVKVNTVLLRGVNDHEAPDLLAWCLEHGYELRFIEQMPLDAQHGWQRASMVTAEEILERLAARFTLTPEPAARRGAAPAERWLVDGGPARVGVIASVTRPFCRACDRTRLTADGQVRNCLFAREETDLRTALRSGGSDAEIADLWRAAMWGKKAGAGIDDPDFLQPARPMSAIGG from the coding sequence GTGGCCGCCGTACTCATCGACTCCTTCGGCCGCACAGCCGTCGATCTGCGCGTGTCGCTGACCGACCGCTGCAATCTGCGGTGCACCTACTGCATGCCCGAGGAGGGGATGCAGTGGCTCGCCAAGCCGCAGCTGCTGACCGACGAGGAGATCGTCCGGCTGGTCCGCATCGCCACCACCGACCTGGGCGTCACCGAGGTCCGCTTCACCGGCGGGGAACCGCTGCTCCGCCCCGGCCTGGTGGGGATCGTCGCCGACTGCGCCGCCCTGGAGCAGCGCCCCCGGCTCTCCCTCACCACCAACGCCATCGGCCTCGCCCGCACCGCCGCCGCGCTGCGCGACGCCGGGCTGGACCGGGTCAATGTCTCGCTGGACACCCTCGACCCGGACACCTTCCACACCCTCAGCCGGCGCCACCGCCACCAGGACGTACTGGACGGGCTGGCCGCCGCCGAGAAGGCCGGACTGGCCCCGGTCAAGGTCAACACCGTGCTGCTGCGCGGCGTCAACGACCACGAGGCCCCCGACCTGCTCGCCTGGTGCCTGGAGCACGGCTATGAGCTCCGCTTCATCGAGCAGATGCCGCTGGACGCGCAGCACGGCTGGCAGCGCGCCTCGATGGTCACCGCCGAGGAGATCCTGGAGCGCCTCGCCGCCCGCTTCACCCTCACCCCCGAGCCCGCCGCCCGGCGCGGCGCGGCCCCCGCCGAACGCTGGCTGGTGGACGGCGGCCCGGCCCGGGTGGGCGTGATCGCCTCCGTCACCCGCCCGTTCTGCCGCGCCTGCGACCGTACCCGCCTCACCGCCGACGGCCAGGTCCGCAACTGCCTCTTCGCCCGCGAGGAGACCGACCTGCGCACGGCCCTGCGCAGCGGTGGCTCGGACGCGGAGATAGCGGACCTGTGGCGGGCCGCGATGTGGGGCAAGAAGGCGGGTGCGGGCATCGACGACCCGGACTTCCTGCAACCTGCCCGCCCGATGTCCGCCATCGGCGGCTGA
- a CDS encoding DUF3099 domain-containing protein yields MGKSIGRGEVFRITGARASLTDDVRGRQRRYIISMSIRTLCVILAVVLWNVERPLAIVALVGGAILPYIAVVVANAGRENAPGLPSSFVHSEPPPLAGPDRDAEQASEEPEEPVTVVGEAEERARERS; encoded by the coding sequence ATGGGCAAGAGCATCGGGCGTGGAGAGGTGTTCCGGATCACCGGAGCGCGGGCCAGCCTCACGGATGATGTGCGGGGCCGTCAGCGGCGCTACATCATCTCGATGTCGATCCGCACCCTCTGTGTGATCCTCGCGGTGGTGCTGTGGAACGTGGAGCGGCCACTGGCCATCGTGGCGCTGGTGGGTGGCGCGATCCTGCCCTATATCGCCGTGGTGGTGGCCAACGCCGGCCGGGAGAACGCGCCGGGGCTGCCCAGCAGCTTCGTCCATAGCGAGCCCCCGCCGCTGGCCGGGCCGGACCGGGACGCCGAGCAGGCGTCGGAGGAGCCGGAGGAGCCGGTGACGGTGGTCGGCGAAGCGGAGGAACGGGCTCGGGAACGCAGCTGA
- a CDS encoding GlsB/YeaQ/YmgE family stress response membrane protein — translation MSFIWAIIAGLIIGLLAKLVLPGRQPIPLWLTIILGIVGGLVGNALASAFGVRHTSGIDWIRHIFQIGAAAVLIAVFSPMWGRRNV, via the coding sequence ATGTCGTTCATATGGGCCATCATCGCGGGCCTCATCATCGGCCTGCTGGCCAAGCTGGTGCTGCCCGGTCGGCAGCCGATCCCGCTCTGGCTGACCATCATCCTCGGCATCGTCGGCGGCCTGGTCGGCAATGCGCTCGCCTCGGCGTTCGGCGTACGGCACACCAGTGGCATCGACTGGATCCGGCACATCTTCCAGATCGGCGCGGCGGCCGTGCTGATCGCCGTGTTCAGCCCCATGTGGGGCCGGCGGAACGTGTAG
- a CDS encoding metallopeptidase TldD-related protein, with the protein MESTHGRATQPAPHEIVERALELSRADGCIVIADEESSANLRWAANALTTNGVTRSRTLTVIATVDGAEGTASGVVSREAVTADELESLVRAAEQAARDAGPAEDAQPLVGGAAADAGFTAAPAETDIGVFGDFAPALGEAFARSRDGGRLLYGFARHEMTSTYLGTSTGLRLRHDQPTGTVELNAKTADLAGSAWAGAATRDFRDVDPGALEEQLAQRLAWGKRRIDLPAGRYETLLPPSAVADLMVYLGWSLGGRDAAEGRTVFSRTGGATRLGERLSPLPLTLRSDPAEPGLESAPFVVAHSSGGDQSAFDNGLPLAATDWVRDGELANLLTSRHSAGLTGLPVRPSVDNLVLETADRAGAPTLEEMVARTERGLLLTCLWYIREVDPATLLLTGLTRDGVYLVEGGEVVGAVNNFRFNESPVDLLGRITEAGRTERCLPREWGDWFTRAAMPPVRVPDFNMSSVSQAS; encoded by the coding sequence ATGGAGTCCACCCACGGCCGGGCGACGCAGCCGGCGCCGCACGAGATCGTCGAGCGGGCGCTGGAGCTCTCCCGCGCCGACGGCTGCATCGTGATCGCCGACGAGGAGTCCTCCGCCAACCTCCGCTGGGCGGCCAACGCGCTCACCACCAACGGCGTCACCCGCAGCCGCACCCTCACCGTGATCGCCACCGTGGACGGCGCCGAGGGCACCGCCTCCGGGGTGGTCTCCCGCGAGGCGGTCACCGCCGACGAACTGGAGTCGCTGGTCCGGGCCGCCGAGCAGGCCGCCCGCGACGCGGGTCCGGCCGAGGACGCCCAGCCACTGGTCGGCGGCGCCGCCGCCGACGCCGGCTTCACCGCAGCCCCGGCCGAGACCGACATCGGCGTCTTCGGCGACTTCGCCCCCGCGCTGGGCGAGGCGTTCGCCCGCTCCAGGGACGGCGGCAGGCTGCTGTACGGGTTCGCCCGGCACGAGATGACCTCCACCTACCTGGGCACCTCCACCGGCCTGCGGCTGCGCCACGACCAGCCCACCGGCACCGTGGAGCTCAACGCCAAGACGGCCGACCTGGCGGGCTCGGCCTGGGCCGGGGCCGCCACCCGCGACTTCCGCGATGTGGACCCGGGTGCCCTGGAGGAGCAGCTGGCGCAGCGGCTGGCCTGGGGCAAGCGGCGGATCGACCTGCCGGCCGGGCGGTACGAGACGCTGCTGCCGCCGTCCGCCGTCGCCGACCTGATGGTCTACCTCGGCTGGTCGCTCGGCGGCCGGGACGCCGCCGAGGGCCGTACGGTCTTCAGCCGGACCGGCGGCGCCACCCGGCTGGGCGAGCGGCTGTCCCCGCTGCCGCTGACGCTGCGCTCGGACCCGGCGGAGCCGGGGCTGGAGTCCGCCCCGTTCGTGGTCGCGCACTCCTCCGGGGGCGACCAGTCGGCGTTCGACAACGGGCTGCCGCTGGCGGCGACCGACTGGGTGCGGGACGGCGAGCTGGCCAATCTGCTCACCAGCCGCCACTCGGCCGGGCTGACCGGGCTGCCGGTCAGGCCGTCGGTGGACAACCTGGTGCTGGAGACCGCCGACCGGGCCGGTGCGCCGACCCTGGAGGAGATGGTGGCCCGCACCGAGCGAGGGCTGCTGCTCACCTGCCTCTGGTACATCCGGGAGGTGGACCCGGCGACGCTGCTGCTCACCGGTCTCACCCGGGACGGCGTCTACCTGGTGGAGGGCGGCGAGGTGGTCGGCGCGGTCAACAACTTCCGGTTCAATGAGTCGCCGGTGGACCTGCTCGGCCGGATCACCGAGGCGGGCCGCACCGAGCGCTGCCTGCCCCGCGAGTGGGGCGACTGGTTCACCCGGGCCGCGATGCCACCCGTACGGGTGCCGGACTTCAATATGAGCTCGGTCAGCCAGGCGTCGTAG